The following coding sequences lie in one Trichoderma breve strain T069 chromosome 1, whole genome shotgun sequence genomic window:
- a CDS encoding KR domain-containing protein produces MSTHGLYHQVRWTTATLSGKPFQFEKVVFLAGEGEHDTILSAYQSQLAEEGHKTAIAREVEQIAPLLTPDAIVVHLPQAVNDKYGVYEAATKSCTSLIAAAQMLQQHTQAKRGTAYKLFSVITKDSGISELGYAPLYGLARAMKMEIPDLFGGLIEEDEGRFPLSAIKYAQGFDVVKVSNGVAQTARLQPFQDIETKGAGVKPSLDPKGTYLITGGTRGIGLETATWMGERGARNIVLVSRRGLPVLNNEEKDADTDALVKRIDHLRTLGAIVHVLAIDISKPDADLTLRQALDNLALPSVKGVIHTAGVAGYRTLERCTPSEVDNDMAPKVMGALHLDKLFLPGTLDFFILTSSVGQLVGFPGQLSYAPSNSFLEGLAARRRRQGDNSTSIQWTCWDGVGMMAQSKSATRMITTGMQAKGLAIISKEEALAALDGVLSLKSDHVAVVRVLELKKGDPPRHPVLWDITPRTGDEKITPTSYPEHAVAIVGMACRTAAGDTADDLWQAISSGKSMFRDLDPKRFPDAASKSEKMVGNFLRDTESFDHQFFKKSKRESAALDPHQRLLLETTYHALESAGCFGEDQQQEAETHDVADGGEITGCFIGMNAPDYPLNLACNPSSPYTGFGPSQTIDTACSSAMVAIHQACRAIQVGECTRAIAGGANLITNTALFDALRTGGFLSKTGPCKTFDARADGYCRGEAVGVLVLKPVARAIQDGDDIHAVLLSTGNNQNINNTSITNPVLKSQKALFRDVLLRAGVSPAAVSYVEAHGTGTRAGDPVEVEAIRQVLGGPDRGNTLHVGAVKPNVGHSEGASGAISLIKVLLMMKHGKITPQAQFQTLNPNIPALEPDQMAISTSLKEWRDDLRLALVSSYGASGNNAATVVAPPPPRSSSSPSLLESNTANASVSKFPIFISAGSKSSLLAYFAKLKSQLDRESSTPEFVRHLAFTLAKKQNRQLQHVFSTTVTSGTDSPTQVNDLQTQLADPESHITTASPKPKSIVLLFSGQNGTAVPPAKALYESSLLFKSYIDDCEEAIQSLGLPSLFPAVLEGVQESDDLVLRHAAMFAIQYSSGMSWIASGVRPQAISGHSFGEWAALTVSGAITLKDGRASLIAKLWGDDTGSMVAIEADLVGTGTTPAQNMQRFNEQHPDVKLDIACYNGPNNYVVAGHTPDIDLLESHLIERKASGEKLRFKVLRGMHAYHSVMADPIVDEAAVLSASVTFKNPIYPFESCHEDSWTGPGPNVIARNTRGAVYFGKAISRIVDRLGSCTFLEAGFGGPIIALARNAIPQAQAQDQHGFVPINGKDPVRSLADATVALWKNGHTNVQFWPFHRSQAASYVPVHLPQYQFEKHNHWLDYTPLGSASTKQGGEAPLSGLCPHCHQDISDYPYIEQDKSQNQGEYVFKVDTRSRRYHELVKGHIVVGSSLCPAAIYLELAAHAVALLNPGKNAETTVDAIKINAPLGIDSKRSVRLTLTKKTGSAWDFKLASFKDNEKPTSHATGVISLTNGSKSGSESSDRHMWERLSTLLDDDTDTEALRGAMIYKVFSKMATYSPPYKGLKYLVGKQGKEGAGDIHMPLSNLDASAMTPNKSEEEETNGEMSYICTGMDSVGPLSALKGSARYRAYTRIVHEDSKETILDVFGFDKNTRKLVWSARGLKFSRVPRISLAKVIAGANPGTSVEIKEPVKAPARPVDVQTSTPKSSYQSPPAAITAAPIAPKKPKAKKSGQKSVFVLGGVQQLLSKSLDIPAEDIIESATLEELGTDSLVTSEILASISDTFKVDISNDEFTKIVDVASLCAFISARVGGGDDDAGAEIDSSEEEEEYQQPEHVFEPTVEAVGKPSSAWREPIFSILSHSLDVPIEEIQMDSNLEDLGADSLVASEIISNLNDAFSVDISNSEFSSLVDVASLCKLIGATLGVDSAQTPTSNGSHGQSASINDISMTPYTGATTPAAAEKSTLERSGGRITHAAFQQIRRNFDAHAKDTKFTGYWDQVYPPQLETVAAFITEGFAKLGCLIENFKRGEKLPALQGTLAKYHREVPRLWDILEEAGIVEKTKAGDYMRGPTPLHDPNVKSAVELSADLIARFPQYASTHGLPDLLGPHLAECLSGKADAVSLLFGSDKGRLLLEDFYANGPDLLATTRVLCDFISAAIHLQASDGEPFRILEVGAGTGGTTKHLVPLLQATGLPFSYTFTELSPSLLARAKKTFKGVQGMDFSKLNIEEEPPQELLGKYHVVVSSNCVHATRNLNVCLTNIRKMVRPDDGAVALVELAQKLAWYDLVWGLLDGWWLFDDGRSYALQSPWAWEKVMNDSGFAHVDWSEGSTRESRGVRVVCGMVAEPEKQCSAKATSTLLHRGSRASGGRNVFLAPDGFGSGAVFGALGPLLSSAEEVSVYALNSPFLKNKPDALNIPTIEELAAIYVGEIKRRQPEGPYLLGGYSVGGVVAYEAARQLLEDGNEVEKLFLIDTACPTFASTLPDALCEFLDSIAQDKNGESSRGKVVENDHFTLARQQVAAYKVSKLPGRKLPQAVLVSAKEGADKQDTVRRPEVKPEEQRITEWFLDDRVDDGSLGWDELLGSVSVVRADGNHFSMMTPAKVNTWASTLAGLLGP; encoded by the exons ATGAGCACACACGGGCTATATCACCAAGTCCGTTGGACGACGGCTACACTATCCGGCAAACCGTTTCAATTTGAGAAAGTAGTCTTTCTCGCTGGCGAAGGGGAGCATGACACAATCTTGTCAGCATACCAAAGCCAACTTGCCGAAGAGGGCCACAAAACAGCCATTGCCAGAGAAGTTGAGCAGATAGCGCCATTGTTAACGCCTGATGCAATTGTCGTTCATCTTCCTCAGGCGGTGAATGACAAGTACGGGGTCTATGAAGCGGCGACTAAATCGTGCACCAgtctcattgctgctgcgCAGATGCTGCAACAACACACCCAGGCCAAGAGAGGCACGGCTTATAAGCTGTTTTCAGTCATCACCAAAGATTCTGGTATCAGTGAACTGGGTTACGCACCTCTCTATGGACTGGCACGCgcaatgaagatggaaataCCAGATCTCTTTGGCGGACTGatcgaggaagacgaaggacGCTTTCCGCTTTCCGCTATAAAATATGCCCAGGGCTTCGATGTCGTCAAAGTCTCCAATGGAGTGGCGCAGACTGCGAGGCTCCAACCGTTCCAGGACATTGAAACAAAAGGGGCCGGTGTAAAGCCAAGTCTTGATCCCAAGGGCACATACCTGATCACGGGCGGGACCCGAGGCATAGGTTTGGAGACTGCGACTTGGAtgggggagagaggggctCGCAACATTGTACTGGTGTCCCGTCGTGGTTTGCCTGTTCTCAAcaacgaagagaaagatgctgATACCGACGCATTGGTCAAACGGATTGATCATCTCCGCACCTTAGGGGCTATTGTACATGTGCTGGCCATTGACATCAGCAAGCCGGATGCAGATCTGACTCTGCGGCAAGCCTTAGACAACTTAGCCCTGCCTTCTGTAAAGGGTGTTATTCACACAGCCGGTGTCGCGGGATACCGCACATTGGAGCGCTGTACTCCCTCTGAGGTGGACAACGATATGGCGCCCAAAGTGATGGGCGCCCTCCATCTGGACAAGTTATTTCTACCAGGCACATTGGATTTCTTCATCCTGACATCCTCTGTTGGACAACTCGTTGGATTTCCCGGCCAGTTGTCTTATGCGCCATCAAACTCGTTCTTGGAAGGATTAGCTGCACGGAGGAGACGTCAGGGAGACAACAGCACATCGATCCAGTGGACTTGCTGGGATGGCGTTGGTATGATGGCTCAAAGCAAGTCGGCTACACGTATGATCACTACGGGAATGCAAGCCAAGGGCCTTGCAATCATCAGCAAAGAGGAGGCCCTGGCGGCCTTGGATGGCGTCCTTAGCCTCAAGTCTGACCATGTGGCGGTGGTGCGAGTGTTGGAGCTCAAGAAAGGAGACCCGCCAAGGCATCCAGTGCTATGGGATATCACACCCCGAACAGGAGACGAAAAAATCACACCAACAAGTTATCCTGAGCATGCAGTGGCCATCGTGGGCATGGCTTGCCGGACAGCGGCCGGAGACACCGCAGATGACCTTTGGCAGGCGATATCGTCAGGTAAGAGCATGTTCCGCGACTTGGACCCGAAGCGGTTTCCCGACGCAGCCAGTAAAagcgagaagatggtgggcaATTTCTTACGAGACACCGAATCATTCGACCATCAGTTCTTCAAGAAGTCTAAGCGCGAATCTGCGGCCCTCGATCCACATCAACGCCTGTTGCTCGAAACCACTTACCACGCCCTCGAATCAGCCGGCTGCTTTGGAGAAGATCAGCAACAGGAGGCAGAGACCCACGATGTGGCCGATGGTGGCGAAATCACCGGCTGCTTCATCGGCATGAACGCGCCAGACTACCCCTTGAATCTGGCTTGCAACCCATCGTCGCCTTACACGGGCTTCG GACCTTCTCAGACTATTGATACGGCTTGCTCGTCGGCTATGGTTGCCATACACCAGGCCTGCCGGGCGATCCAGGTCGGCGAGTGCACGAGGGCTATCGCTGGAGGTGCCAATCTGATCACCAACACTGCCTTGTTCGACGCCCTCCGCACAGGCGGGTTTCTGAGCAAGACGGGTCCATGCAAGACATTCGATGCTCGCGCGGACGGATACTGCCGTGGTGAGGCTGTCGGTGTTTTGGTATTGAAGCCAGTGGCCAGGGCGATTCAGGATGGCGACGACATTCACGCCGTATTGCTGTCCACTGGCAACAATCAAAACATAAACAACACTAGCATCACAAATCCTGTTCTGAAGAGCCAGAAGGCATTATTCAGAGACGTGCTGCTGCGCGCTGGTGTCAGCCCAGCGGCCGTGTCGTATGTCGAGGCTCACGGTACGGGAACACGCGCTGGTGACCCCGTCGAGGTTGAGGCGATCCGACAGGTTCTTGGTGGTCCGGACCGGGGCAATACTTTGCATGTCGGCGCTGTGAAACCCAATGTCGGCCATTCTGAGGGCGCTTCAGGCGCGATTTCCCTGATCAAGGTCCTGCTCATGATGAAGCACGGTAAAATTACACCTCAGGCCCAGTTCCAAACACTGAACCCGAATATTCCAGCCCTCGAGCCTGACCAAATGGCGATCTCGACCTCCTTGAAAGAATGGCGAGATGACTTGCGTTTGGCACTGGTGAGCAGTTATGGTGCTTCTGGTAACAATGCGGCCACTGTCGTTGcgcctccacctcctcgatcgtcatcttcgccttcATTGCTTGAGTCTAACACGGCCAATGCTTCTGTTTCAAAGTTCCCTATTTTCATATCTGCCGGTTCTAAATCCAGTCTTTTGGCTTATTTCGCCAAACTGAAGAGTCAGCTAGATAGAGAGTCGTCTACTCCTGAGTTCGTTCGGCACCTGGCTTTTACGCtggcgaagaagcagaaCCGCCAACTCCAACACGTGTTCTCCACGACTGTCACATCTG GTACTGACTCTCCAACTCAAGTGAACGACCTGCAGACACAACTCGCTGATCCCGAGAGCCACATTACCACGGCCTCTCCCAAGCCCAAGTCAATTGTGTTACTCTTCAGTGGACAGAATGGCACTGCAGTTCCGCCTGCCAAGGCTCTATATGAGAGCTCTCTGCTCTTCAAGTCATATATAGACGACTGCGAAGAGGCAATTCAGTCTCTTGGGCTTCCCAGTCTCTTCCCGGCTGTCCTCGAGGGAGTCCAAGAAAGCGATGATCTCGTCCTCCGCCACGCTGCCATGTTCGCTATTCAGTACTCGTCCGGTATGTCGTGGATTGCTTCAGGAGTGAGGCCCCAGGCAATTTCTGGCCACTCCTTTGGCGAGTGGGCAGCACTGACTGTCTCGGGCGCCATAACACTGAAGGATG GACGTGCATCTCTCATCGCGAAGCTCTGGGGCGATGACACCGGGTCCATGGTAGCCATCGAGGCCGACTTGGTCGGGACGGGGACGACGCCTGCTCAAAACATGCAGCGCTTCAACGAGCAGCATCCTGACGTTAAGCTTGACATTGCGTGCTACAACGGGCCTAACAACTACGTTGTCGCTGGGCATACACCGGACATCGACTTGCTTGAATCGCACTTGATCGAGAGGAAAGCCAGCGGTGAAAAGCTCCGCTTCAAGGTCCTGAGAGGAATGCATGCATACCATTCAGTCATGGCTGACCCGATCGTTGATGAAGCAGCGGTGCTATCAGCTTCGGTCACATTCAAG AATCCCATTTACCCTTTCGAATCGTGCCACGAGGACTCCTGGACCGGTCCTGGTCCCAACGTGATCGCCCGCAATACTCGGGGTGCAGTGTACTTTGGAAAAGCCATCTCGCGCATTGTCGATCGTCTGGGTTCATGCACGTTTTTGGAGGCTGGCTTCGGCGGTCCCATTATCGCGTTGGCACGGAACGCGATACCACAAGCACAGGCTCAAGACCAGCACGGCTTTGTACCGATCAATGGCAAAGACCCAGTTCGATCTCTTGCAGACGCCACGGTGGCGCTGTGGAAGAACGGGCACACGAACGTACAGTTCTGGCCCTTCCACCGGAGCCAAGCCGCGAGCTATGTGCCCGTGCATCTACCGCAGTATCAATTCGAAAAGCACAATCACTGGCTTGATTACACTCCCCTTGGCAGCGCAAGTACGAAGCAAGGCGGCGAGGCACCACTGTCCGGTTTGTGCCCTCACTGCCACCAAGACATCAGTGACTACCCCTACATAGAGCAGGACAAGAGCCAGAATCAGGGAGAGTATGTCTTCAAGGTAGACACACGCAGCAGGCGCTACCATGAGCTTGTCAAAGGTCAcattgttgttggttctTCATTATGCCCAGCAGCAATTTACCTCGAACTGGCTGCGCATGCAGTCGCTCTGCTGAATCCTGGGAAGAACGCGGAAACCACAGTGGATGCCATTAAGATCAACGCTCCTCTTGGTATAGACTCGAAACGCTCAGTCAGACTCACGTTAACAAAGAAGACGGGGAGTGCATGGGACTTCAAGTTGGCTTCCTTTAAAGACAACGAGAAGCCAACCTCACATGCCACAGGCGTCATATCTCTGACCAACGGCTCCAAGTCTGGCAGCGAATCGAGCGATAGACACATGTGGGAGCGCCTCTCAACGCTTCTGGATGATGATACCGATACGGAGGCACTGCGAGGCGCAATGATATACAAGgtcttctccaagatggccaCCTATTCGCCGCCGTATAAAGGCCTGAAATACCTCGTTGGCAAACAAGGCAAGGAGGGTGCAGGAGACATTCACATGCCGCTGTCCAACTTGGACGCTTCGGCCATGACTCCCAACAAGA gcgaagaagaggagacgaACGGCGAAATGTCTTACATTTGCACTGGCATGGATTCCGTAGGCCCGCTAAGTGCGCTGAAGGGAAGCGCGAGATACAGAGCATACACCAGGATTGTTCACGAGGACAGCAAAGAGACCATCTTGGATGTATTTGGCTTTGACAAGAACACAAGAAAACTTGTCTGGTCTGCCAGGGGCCTAAAGTTCTCGAGAGTTCCTCGCATCTCACTAGCCAAGGTGATTGCGGGAGCCAACCCAGGAACAAGTGTGGAGATCAAAGAGCCAGTCAAGGCTCCGGCAAGACCAGTTGATGTTCAAACATCCACGCCCAAGAGCTCGTATCAGAGTCCACCAGCTGCTATCACTGCTGCTCCGATCGCGCCTAAGAAGCCCAAAGCTAAGAAGAGTGGTCAAAAGTCGGTCTTCGTGCTGGGTGGcgtgcagcagcttctgAGCAAGTCACTCGACATTCCTGCTGAGGACATCATTGAGAGCGCAACGCTAGAGGAGCTCGGTACAGACTCGCTGGTGACTTCAGAAATCCTGGCAAGTATCTCCGATACATTCAAAGTGGACATTTCGAATGATGAGTTCACCAAGATTGTGGATGTTGCCTCTCTGTGCGCTTTCATCTCTGCTCGAGTCGGTGgcggtgacgatgatgccggcgCTGAGATTGAcagcagcgaagaagaagaggaatatCAGCAGCCTGAGCATGTATTTGAACCTACTGTTGAGGCAGTCGGCAAGCCTTCATCGGCTTGGCGGGAGCCTATTTTCTCGATACTCAGCCATTCCCTAGACGTGCCTATCGAGGAGATTCAGATGGACTCGAATCTCGAGGATCTGGGCGCCGACTCCCTTGTCGCATCGGAAATCATCAGTAACTTGAATGATGCGTTCAGCGTTGACATCTCAAACTCGGAATTCTCTTCACTGGTCGATGTGGCATCCCTGTGCAAGCTCATCGGGGCAACTCTAGGTGTTGATTCAGCGCAAACTCCCACTTCCAATGGATCTCATGGGCAGTCAGCCTCCATCAACGACATCTCAATGACTCCGTACACGGGCGCAACCAcgccggctgctgctgagaagtCGACGCTGGAGAGGAGCGGTGGAAGAATAACCCACGCAGCTTTCCAGCAGATCCGCCGCAACTTTGATGCACATGCCAAGGACACCAAGTTCACGGGCTATTGGGATCAGGTATATCCTCCTCAGCTGGAAACCGTCGCAGCATTCATTACCGAAGGATTTGCCAAGCTCGGCTGCCTCATTGAAAACTTCAAGCGAGGAGAGAAACTCCCTGCCCTGCAGGGAACCCTTGCCAAATACCATAGAGAAGTCCCGCGGCTCTGGGATATCCTAGAGGAGGCCGGTATCGTcgagaaaacaaaagctgGTGACTACATGCGCGGCCCGACGCCCCTACATGACCCAAATGTCAAGTCGGCCGTGGAACTCAGTGCCGACCTCATCGCACGTTTCCCTCAATACGCATCAACACACGGTCTGCCTGATCTTCTCGGGCCACATTTGGCTGAATGTCTGTCTGGCAAAGCTGACgctgtctctcttttgtttggCTCTGATAAGGGTCGCCTCCTACTAGAAGACTTCTACGCAAACGGCCCCGATCTGCTGGCCACCACAAGGGTTTTGTGCGACTTCATCTCAGCCGCTATCCACTTGCAGGCCTCCGATGGTGAACCATTCCGGATCCTCGAGGTCGGCGCCGGCACAGGTGGCACCACTAAACATCTCGTACCGCTGCTTCAAGCCACTGGACTTCCCTTTTCATATACATTCACCGAGCTCTCGCCTTCACTGCTTGCGCGCGCCAAGAAGACATTTAAGGGCGTTCAAGGCATGGACTTTAGTAAACTGAACATCGAAGAGGAGCCCCCGCAGGAGTTGCTAGGAAAGTACCATGTCGTTGTGTCGAGCAACTGCGTGCACGCAACACGCAACCTGAATGTTTGCCTGACTAATATCCGCAAGATGGTACGACCTGACGACGGCGCCGTGGCACTGGTTGAGCTGGCGCAAAAGCTGGCGTGGTATGACCTTGTCTGGGGCCTTCTGGACGGGTGGTGGTTGTTCGACGACGGCCGCTCATATGCGCTGCAGAGCCCCTGGGCCTGGGAGAAGGTCATGAACGACTCTGGATTTGCGCACGTGGACTGGTCTGAGGGCTCAACGAGAGAATCCAGAGGTGTCCGAGTGGTCTGTGGTATGGTTGCTGAGCCGGAGAAGCAGTGTTCTGCAAAGGCGACATCGACGTTGCTTCATCGTGGTTCACGGGCTTCAGGAGGCCGCAACGTATTCCTTGCCCCAGATGGATTTGGGTCCGGTGCGGTGTTTGGCGCTCTTGGGCCGTTGCTGAGCAGTGCTGAAGAGGTGTCTGTGTATGCTCTCAACAGTCCCTTCCTCAAGAACAAGCCCGACGCCCTCAATATACCTACTATCGAGGAGCTTGCTGCCATCTACGTCGGCGAGATCAAGCGCCGTCAGCCCGAGGGTCCTTACTTGCTCGGTGGATATTCGGTCGGCGGTGTTGTGGCCTATGAAGCAGCGCGACAGTTGCTTGAGGACGGCAATGAGGTCGAGAAGCTATTCCTCATCGATACGGCGTGTCCCACCTTCGCAAGCACGCTACCCGACGCCTTGTGCGAGTTTTTGGATAGCATAGCCCAAGACAAGAATGGCGAGAGCAGCAGAGGTAAAGTTGTTGAGAACGACCACTTCACGCTAGCAAGACAACAGGTGGCGGCGTACAAGGTGAGCAAGCTGCCTGGCAGGAAGTTGCCACAAGCTGTGCTAGTCTCAGCGAAGGAGGGCGCAGACAAGCAGGATACTGTGCGCAGGCCAGAGGTCAAGCCCGAAGAACAGAGGATCACAGAGTGGTTCTTGGACGACAGGGTCGACGACGGATCTTTGGGATGGGATGAACTCTTGGGAAGCGTGAGTGTGGTTCGCGCCGACGGCAACCACTTCTCCATGATGACTCCCGCAAAG GTTAATACTTGGGCCTCGACTCTTGCTGGACTGCTTGGGCCTTGA
- a CDS encoding cytochrome p450 domain-containing protein, with the protein MNKTLAVHAKYGDIVRIGPHMVSVSNPEAIQTIYPIRSGFPKSDFYSALRPYSSERGSMLLVFNTQDEQMHKRLKSPIAPLFSLSNTVTFEGLVDDVLACLSEQLDKRFVGTTEILDFGKWVQYFAFDVMGTMSFSKRYGFLDQGRDDEGMLDAIFNYMKTAAPMTQIPWLDPWFYKNKIVHSFRRTPGMSILGVVSKAIRERLDGNDDAGTQTSGKDFLSRFLEIHRANPDLPPWASTAWTFSNVIAGSDSVGSVMRTILWYVPLKPDQSDNLVSHPDTLQALQRELDAANLSRPYPKWNEVRDLEYLDACVQEAVRIHPPFALPFERVVPVGGVDVMGKYLPEGVFVGGNPYVVNRHKPTFGENVEDWSPERWLGGEGHKKKLEQSILTFGAGRRVCLGKYIGLFEVKKLIPFLILNYEIQIIDPKALTVENGFFFKQEGFNCRIKKRKQSSTD; encoded by the exons ATGAACAAGACGCTC GCTGTTCATGCCAAATATGGCGACATTGTACGGATTGGGCCTCACATGGTGTCTGTCAGCAACCCCGAAGCTATTCAGACAATCTATCCGATTAGGTCCGGGTTTCCCAAG AGTGACTTTTACAGTGCATTGCGTCCATATTCTAGTGAGCGTGGCTCTATGCTACTGGTATTCAACACACAAGACGAACAAATGCACAAGAGGCTCAAAAGTCCAATTGCTCCGCTTTTTTCACTCTCGAACACTGTCACATTCGAAGGACTGGTCGATGATGTACTTGCCTGTCTGTCTGAACAGCTAGACAAGCGCTTCGTGGGCACGACGGAAATACTCGACTTTGGCAAATGGGTGCAATATTTCGCCTTTGATGTTATGGGAACCATGTCCTTTTCCAAACGATACGGATTCCTTGATCAAGGCCGGGATGATGAGGGAATGCTAGACGCTATTTTCAACTACATGAAGACTGCGGCACCA ATGACACAGATTCCTTGGCTGGACCCCTGGTTCTATAAAAACAAGATTGTCCACAGCTTTAGACGGACTCCGGGAATGTCAATTCTTGGGGTTGTGAGCAAAGCCATTCGAGAGCGACTGGACGGCAACGACGACGCTGGCACGCAAACTAGCGGGAAGGATTTTCTATCTCGCTTCCTTGAGATTCACCGGGCTAACCCAGACTTGCCACCATG GGCGTCAACTGCTTGGACGTTTTCGAATGTTATAGCAGGCTCTGATTCAGTTGGCTCTGTAATGCGAACGATTCTGTGGTATGTGCCATTAAAGCCTGATCAATCAG ACAACCTGGTAAGTCATCCGGACACGCTCCAAGCATTGCAGCGTGAACTAGACGCTGCAAATCTCTCTCGTCCATATCCAAAATGGAACGAGGTCCGCGATTTGGAATATCTGGACGCATGCGTCCAAGAGGCTGTGCGCATACATCCACCGTTTGCTCTTCCCTTTGAGCGGGTTGTTCCCGTCGGCGGAGTTGACGTAATGGGCAAGTATCTGCCGGAAGGCGTTTTCGTCGGTGGTAACCCATACGTGGTCAACCGACACAAACCCACATTTGGCGAGAACGTAGAAGATTGGAGTCCGGAGAGATGGCTTGGTGGCGAAGGTCACAAGAAGAAACTTGAGCAGAGCATACTCACC TTTGGCGCCGGGAGACGTGTGTGTCTTGGAAAGTACATTGGCTTGTTTGAGGTTAAGAAGTTAATACCTTTTCTGATTCTCAACTACGAG ATTCAAATCATCGACCCCAAAGCTCTAACGGTGGAGAAcggcttttttttcaagCAGGAAGGTTTCAATTGCAGAATAAAAAAACGCAAGCAGTCATCAACAGACTAG